The Opitutales bacterium ASA1 genome window below encodes:
- the moaA gene encoding GTP 3',8-cyclase MoaA codes for MIPSRNTRPCASFNRTRSVGSRPIDSITPRSASATVIMRSKKDSETRRRQPNQHTQATPRPVGPAWLTPPENAIASHPLDDASTAAATHAPRDQYLRPLRDLRISVTDRCNFRCPYCMPREVFGPDYAFLPPAAVLSDDEIERLSRLFVRAGVEKLRITGGEPLMRPGLPELLGRLAAIDGVRDLSLTTNAWFLARLAPALAAAGLRRINVSLDALSPDVFARMNGRGLGPSRVLEGIDSALAAGLGVKVNMVVQRGVNEHEILPMARHFRALGITLRFIEYMDVGTTNGWRMEQVLPAREIVRLVASDHPLEPVAPAYRGEVAARYRYVGTATEIGIISSVTEPFCSACHRARLSADGKLFTCLFAAHGHDLRALVREHADDEFVFARLAAIWRARTDRYSDERSERLLAGEARPKVEMSFIGG; via the coding sequence GTGATCCCCTCTCGCAACACCCGACCGTGCGCCTCCTTCAACCGCACGCGCTCCGTCGGCAGCCGTCCCATCGACTCCATCACCCCGCGTTCCGCCTCCGCCACCGTGATCATGCGCTCGAAGAAAGACTCCGAGACGCGCCGCCGCCAGCCCAACCAACACACGCAAGCCACGCCGCGACCCGTCGGCCCCGCATGGTTGACCCCACCCGAGAACGCGATTGCCTCGCATCCCTTGGACGACGCCTCGACAGCCGCCGCGACCCACGCACCTCGGGACCAATACCTGCGCCCGTTGCGCGACCTTCGCATCTCCGTCACCGACCGCTGCAACTTCCGCTGCCCCTACTGCATGCCGCGCGAAGTCTTCGGGCCGGACTACGCTTTTCTGCCGCCGGCGGCCGTTCTCTCCGACGACGAGATCGAGCGCCTCTCTCGGCTCTTCGTCCGCGCCGGAGTCGAAAAACTGCGCATCACCGGTGGTGAACCGCTCATGCGCCCCGGTCTGCCCGAACTCCTCGGACGCCTCGCCGCCATCGACGGCGTGCGCGACCTCTCGCTCACGACCAACGCGTGGTTTCTCGCCCGCCTCGCACCTGCTCTCGCCGCCGCCGGTCTACGGCGCATCAACGTCAGCCTCGATGCACTCTCGCCCGACGTCTTCGCCCGTATGAACGGCCGCGGCCTCGGCCCCTCCCGCGTGCTGGAGGGCATCGATTCCGCGCTCGCAGCCGGACTCGGAGTGAAGGTCAACATGGTCGTGCAGCGCGGCGTCAACGAGCACGAGATCCTGCCGATGGCGCGACACTTTCGCGCCCTCGGCATCACGCTACGGTTCATCGAATACATGGACGTAGGCACCACGAACGGCTGGCGTATGGAACAAGTCCTGCCCGCTCGCGAGATCGTACGGCTCGTCGCCTCCGACCATCCGCTCGAGCCCGTCGCACCCGCCTACCGCGGCGAGGTCGCCGCGCGTTATCGCTACGTCGGCACCGCGACCGAAATCGGGATCATCTCCTCCGTCACCGAGCCCTTTTGCTCGGCCTGCCATCGCGCTCGCCTCTCCGCCGACGGCAAGCTCTTCACCTGCCTCTTCGCCGCCCACGGTCACGACCTCCGCGCCCTCGTCCGCGAACATGCGGACGACGAGTTCGTCTTCGCCCGCCTCGCCGCGATTTGGCGCGCCCGCACCGACCGCTACTCCGACGAACGCTCCGAACGCCTCCTCGCCGGCGAAGCCCGGCCCAAGGTCGAGATGTCCTTCATAGGCGGCTGA
- a CDS encoding molybdopterin molybdotransferase MoeA, with protein MITVAEAERGVMESMGRLPTERVRLKEAHGRVLREGITADRAGPPFDRATLDGVCFRFSDWAGGQREFAVDGVQAAGAVPLPAPEPGRCLEIMTGAPLPAPCDAVLRVEDFERIDGGVRARDGVELESGTGVHPRGSDFAAGDVLVPVGCVLTGREIAVAASCGRETLEVTVQPKVAVLTTGDELVEVEDEPKPHQIRRSNDLALRATLAAVGCTKVELNHLPDNPGAISWNLERLLQQADVIVITGGVSRGMFDHIPGVLEELGVKRVFHGVAQRPGRPMYFGTFERPGDFLHPEDTRVVAIFALPGNPVSAFTCLHRYVLGGLARMCGIEQSVPEGTLALANEVRRHPELTLFLPVVLGTGMDGRWSAVPRASNTSGDFASVARTHGFVEIAPGAGSVADGDAVPFRFWR; from the coding sequence ATGATCACGGTGGCGGAGGCGGAACGCGGGGTGATGGAGTCGATGGGACGGCTGCCGACGGAGCGCGTGCGGTTGAAGGAGGCGCACGGTCGGGTGTTGCGAGAGGGGATCACGGCCGATCGCGCAGGGCCGCCGTTCGACCGAGCGACGCTCGACGGTGTCTGCTTTCGCTTCTCGGATTGGGCGGGAGGGCAGCGGGAGTTTGCGGTGGACGGTGTGCAGGCCGCGGGCGCGGTGCCGCTGCCCGCGCCGGAGCCGGGAAGGTGTTTGGAGATCATGACGGGTGCTCCGCTGCCGGCACCGTGCGACGCGGTGTTGCGGGTGGAGGATTTCGAACGGATCGACGGGGGCGTGCGGGCGCGGGATGGAGTGGAGTTGGAATCGGGCACGGGCGTCCACCCGCGAGGGTCGGATTTCGCGGCGGGCGATGTATTGGTGCCGGTCGGCTGTGTGTTGACCGGTCGCGAGATCGCGGTGGCTGCATCGTGCGGACGCGAGACGCTGGAAGTGACCGTGCAGCCGAAGGTCGCGGTGCTGACCACGGGCGACGAACTGGTGGAGGTCGAGGACGAGCCCAAGCCGCACCAGATCCGGCGTTCCAACGACCTCGCCCTTCGCGCTACGCTGGCGGCGGTGGGTTGCACGAAGGTCGAACTCAATCACCTCCCGGACAATCCCGGGGCGATCTCGTGGAACTTGGAGCGGCTCCTCCAACAGGCGGACGTGATCGTGATCACCGGCGGTGTGTCGCGCGGGATGTTCGACCACATCCCCGGTGTGTTGGAGGAACTCGGCGTGAAGCGGGTTTTTCACGGAGTGGCGCAGCGGCCGGGGCGTCCGATGTATTTCGGGACGTTCGAGCGGCCGGGAGACTTTCTGCATCCGGAGGATACGCGGGTGGTCGCGATCTTCGCACTGCCCGGCAATCCGGTGTCGGCGTTCACCTGTCTGCATCGCTATGTGCTGGGTGGACTCGCTCGGATGTGCGGCATCGAACAGTCCGTCCCCGAGGGGACACTGGCGCTTGCGAACGAGGTACGGCGTCATCCCGAACTCACGCTGTTCCTGCCGGTCGTATTGGGAACCGGAATGGACGGGCGTTGGTCGGCGGTGCCGCGGGCGAGCAACACGTCGGGAGATTTCGCGTCGGTCGCGCGCACGCACGGATTCGTCGAGATCGCGCCCGGCGCAGGAAGTGTCGCGGACGGGGACGCGGTGCCGTTTCGTTTCTGGCGTTGA
- the moaC gene encoding cyclic pyranopterin monophosphate synthase MoaC → MRFETTSSAAASEGDPTAALSHVGADDQPAMVDVGGKRVTRRLARARAEVVLPEAAVALFDGRDLQSKKGPVFQTAILAGVMGAKRTHELIPLCHPLPLDDCRVQMRLEADGVVVIETVASAEARTGVEMEALTAASVAALTLYDMVKALGLGGEIRSVRLIEKRGGKSDFGGDARS, encoded by the coding sequence ATGAGGTTCGAAACGACGAGTTCCGCTGCGGCTTCCGAGGGCGACCCGACGGCTGCACTTTCGCACGTCGGTGCGGACGACCAACCCGCAATGGTCGATGTCGGCGGGAAGCGCGTCACGCGTCGCCTCGCGCGCGCCAGGGCGGAAGTCGTGCTGCCGGAAGCGGCTGTCGCACTCTTCGACGGGCGCGACTTGCAGTCGAAGAAGGGACCGGTCTTTCAGACGGCGATCTTGGCGGGAGTCATGGGTGCGAAGCGGACGCACGAGTTGATTCCGCTCTGTCATCCGTTGCCGCTCGACGACTGCCGCGTGCAGATGCGGCTCGAAGCCGACGGCGTGGTGGTGATCGAGACCGTCGCCAGCGCCGAAGCCCGCACCGGTGTGGAGATGGAAGCGTTGACGGCGGCCAGCGTCGCGGCGCTCACGCTCTACGACATGGTCAAGGCGCTCGGACTCGGCGGCGAGATTCGCTCCGTGCGTTTGATCGAGAAGCGCGGCGGCAAGAGCGACTTCGGAGGGGACGCTCGATCGTGA
- a CDS encoding MoaD/ThiS family protein has translation MSRFEVQYFALLREQAGRSVETIESTARTARELYADLARQHGFSLGAERLKVAVNDEFASWEQVLAEGDRIVFIPPVAGG, from the coding sequence GTGAGTCGTTTCGAAGTGCAGTACTTCGCGCTCCTGCGCGAGCAGGCGGGCCGGAGCGTCGAGACGATCGAGAGCACCGCACGGACGGCGCGTGAACTCTACGCCGACCTGGCGAGACAGCACGGTTTTTCCCTCGGTGCCGAACGGCTCAAGGTGGCGGTCAACGACGAGTTCGCCTCGTGGGAACAAGTGCTCGCAGAAGGCGATCGCATCGTGTTCATCCCACCCGTGGCGGGGGGCTGA
- a CDS encoding molybdenum cofactor biosynthesis protein MoaE, which yields MRFAISPHPIDTANLREDLDDTRAGGVVCFEGCVRDFNDGRSVQRLEYEAFAPLAEKEGMRILGEAMERFGVLEIVCVHRVGILELGEVAVWVGVASRHRGAAFDACRYVIDEVKARVPIWKKEHYTEGDSGWINCHQESPPVR from the coding sequence ATGCGCTTCGCCATTTCTCCGCATCCCATCGACACGGCAAACCTGCGCGAGGATCTCGACGACACGCGCGCGGGCGGCGTGGTCTGTTTCGAGGGTTGCGTGCGCGATTTCAACGATGGGCGCTCCGTGCAGCGTCTCGAATACGAGGCGTTCGCACCGCTGGCGGAAAAGGAGGGCATGCGCATCCTCGGCGAGGCGATGGAGCGGTTCGGGGTGCTCGAGATCGTGTGCGTGCATCGCGTGGGAATACTCGAGTTGGGCGAAGTCGCGGTCTGGGTGGGCGTTGCCTCCCGGCATCGCGGTGCCGCTTTCGACGCCTGTCGATACGTGATCGACGAGGTGAAGGCGCGCGTCCCGATCTGGAAGAAGGAGCACTACACCGAAGGAGACTCGGGCTGGATCAACTGCCATCAAGAGTCGCCGCCAGTCCGGTAA
- the gndA gene encoding NADP-dependent phosphogluconate dehydrogenase, with amino-acid sequence MAKNKSEIGLIGLAVMGQNLALNVADHGFRISVYNRTTDTMKKFVAENPNTPGGLVGCETLEDFVASLKRPRKVIILVKAGGATDAVIDGLVPLLQKGDIVIDGGNAKWTDTIRRERDLKAKGLRFIGSGVSGGEEGARFGPSLMPGGDPKAYAFLEPVWNAIAAKVDAKTGRPLGGAEPGKPVEGGVPCCTYIGPDGAGHYVKMVHNGIEYGDMQMICEAYDLMRGVLGMTAPEIGKVFAKWNTGMLDSFLIEITADILQQADPVTGKPFVDVVLDTAGQKGTGKWTSVNALDMGVPAPTVAEAVFSRCLSAVKEERVAASKILTGPKKKFDGNKAAFVKAIHDALYCSKICSYAQGFQLMREAQKEYQWKLDFGAIAQIWRGGCIIRAAFLQKITEAFAAQPDLANLLLDPYFNSTIKKAQANWRKVVAAAVEYGIPAPTFGSALSYYDGYRAARLPANLLQGQRDFFGAHTYERVDQPRGKFFHIDWPEKVRPQIEI; translated from the coding sequence ATGGCGAAAAACAAATCCGAAATCGGACTCATCGGCCTTGCCGTCATGGGTCAAAACCTCGCGCTCAACGTCGCCGACCACGGCTTCCGCATCTCCGTCTACAACCGCACGACGGACACGATGAAGAAGTTCGTGGCCGAAAACCCGAATACCCCCGGAGGCCTCGTCGGCTGCGAAACGCTGGAGGATTTCGTGGCTTCGCTCAAACGCCCCCGTAAGGTCATCATCTTGGTCAAGGCAGGTGGCGCGACCGACGCGGTGATCGACGGTCTCGTGCCGCTCCTGCAAAAGGGCGACATCGTCATCGACGGGGGAAACGCCAAGTGGACGGACACGATCCGTAGGGAAAGAGATCTCAAGGCCAAGGGTCTGCGCTTCATCGGCTCCGGCGTGTCCGGCGGCGAAGAAGGCGCGCGCTTCGGTCCCTCGCTCATGCCGGGCGGTGATCCCAAGGCCTACGCCTTCCTCGAGCCGGTTTGGAACGCCATCGCGGCCAAGGTCGACGCCAAGACGGGTCGCCCACTCGGCGGTGCCGAACCCGGCAAGCCGGTCGAAGGTGGCGTGCCCTGCTGCACCTACATCGGGCCCGATGGTGCGGGTCACTACGTGAAGATGGTCCACAACGGCATCGAGTACGGCGACATGCAGATGATCTGCGAAGCCTACGACCTGATGCGCGGCGTCCTCGGCATGACCGCCCCGGAGATCGGCAAGGTGTTCGCGAAATGGAACACCGGCATGCTCGACAGCTTCCTCATCGAGATCACCGCCGACATCCTCCAGCAGGCCGACCCCGTCACCGGGAAACCGTTCGTCGACGTCGTTCTCGACACCGCCGGCCAAAAGGGCACGGGCAAGTGGACCAGCGTCAACGCTCTCGACATGGGCGTGCCTGCTCCGACCGTCGCCGAGGCCGTCTTCTCCCGCTGCCTCTCGGCCGTGAAGGAGGAGCGCGTCGCCGCCTCCAAGATCCTCACGGGCCCGAAGAAGAAGTTCGACGGGAACAAGGCCGCCTTCGTCAAGGCGATCCACGACGCCCTCTATTGCTCCAAGATCTGCTCCTACGCACAGGGCTTCCAGCTCATGCGCGAGGCGCAAAAGGAGTACCAATGGAAGCTCGACTTCGGCGCCATCGCCCAGATCTGGCGCGGCGGTTGCATCATCCGTGCAGCCTTCCTGCAGAAGATCACCGAGGCCTTCGCGGCCCAGCCCGACCTCGCCAACCTCCTCCTCGACCCGTACTTCAACTCCACGATCAAGAAGGCGCAGGCCAATTGGCGCAAAGTCGTCGCCGCCGCAGTCGAATACGGCATCCCGGCACCGACGTTCGGATCGGCTCTGTCCTACTACGATGGATACCGTGCGGCCCGCCTGCCGGCCAACCTCCTCCAAGGACAACGCGACTTCTTCGGCGCGCACACCTACGAGCGAGTCGACCAGCCGCGCGGTAAGTTCTTCCACATCGACTGGCCGGAAAAGGTTCGTCCCCAGATCGAGATCTGA
- the gmk gene encoding guanylate kinase produces MSASVSELPVLPERPPALLLVVAGPAGSGKTTLCERMVREIPGMQRVVTSTTRPPREGEIDGRDYHFFDNTQFDRLVAEGAFLEWARVHGAERRYGTLRRVIDEKLAADIDLCMNVDVQGVASIRAAAAADRTLARRLVTVFLMPPDLDELRRRLRGRAQDDEAEIERRMHTALREIETWPDYDFCVRSGTRDADFAALTAIFRAEKLRASRLRA; encoded by the coding sequence ATGTCCGCTTCCGTATCCGAACTTCCGGTACTCCCCGAACGCCCACCCGCACTGCTCCTCGTCGTCGCCGGTCCCGCCGGTTCGGGAAAGACCACGCTCTGCGAACGCATGGTCCGCGAAATCCCCGGGATGCAGCGCGTCGTCACCTCCACCACGCGCCCTCCCCGCGAAGGCGAGATCGACGGGCGAGACTACCACTTCTTCGACAACACGCAGTTCGATCGCCTCGTCGCCGAAGGCGCGTTTCTCGAGTGGGCCCGCGTCCACGGGGCCGAACGTCGCTACGGCACGCTCCGTCGCGTGATCGACGAGAAACTCGCCGCCGACATCGACCTCTGCATGAACGTCGACGTACAGGGCGTCGCCAGCATCCGCGCCGCCGCCGCCGCGGACCGCACGCTCGCGCGCCGACTCGTCACCGTCTTCCTCATGCCGCCCGACCTCGATGAACTGCGCCGTCGCCTGCGTGGCCGCGCCCAAGACGACGAGGCCGAAATCGAGCGCCGCATGCACACCGCCTTGCGCGAGATCGAGACGTGGCCGGACTACGACTTCTGCGTGCGCAGCGGCACGCGCGACGCCGACTTTGCGGCCCTCACCGCGATCTTCCGCGCCGAAAAGCTCCGGGCGAGCCGTCTGCGCGCGTAA
- the miaB gene encoding tRNA (N6-isopentenyl adenosine(37)-C2)-methylthiotransferase MiaB codes for MNRVYIKTYGCQMNERDSEAVAAMLRHRGYAIVDTEHAADVVLVNTCSVRDQAEQKAIGKMGYLAARKRKNPDLVLGVMGCMAQNRGADLLDRLPDLDLLVGTQKFHQVPDHLDNIVATLRGQGPRPSTVVDLAEEAGSQNAIRDHLPASTGGKRQVSAFVSIMQGCNMACTFCIVPKTRGEERSRPIDDIVAEVEALAADGVREVTLLGQIVTSYGRREFPFREGRSPFVQLLERVHEIPGIARIRFTSPHPRGFKDDLVQAFRDLPKLCPCVHLPLQSGSDRILRAMNRPYTREAYAAIIDKLRAAVPDMYFSTDIIVGFPGETDEDFGHTVDMFERVRFDMAFVFKYSIRTGTPAADIPDQLPADVKEARNDALLELLRRYSLARNEALVGTVQHVLVEGPDKLGRRLSGKTPGGRLVHVPGDDDLVGEIVPVRIRHASASAMIGDLAEQPISVETVPGNPR; via the coding sequence ATGAACCGGGTCTACATCAAAACCTACGGCTGCCAGATGAACGAACGCGACTCCGAGGCGGTCGCGGCCATGCTGCGCCACCGGGGCTATGCGATCGTCGACACCGAACACGCCGCCGACGTCGTCCTCGTAAACACCTGCTCCGTGCGCGACCAAGCCGAGCAAAAGGCGATCGGCAAGATGGGCTACCTCGCCGCTCGCAAACGCAAAAACCCCGATCTCGTGCTCGGCGTCATGGGCTGCATGGCGCAGAACCGCGGGGCCGACCTCCTCGACCGACTCCCCGACCTCGACCTGCTCGTCGGCACGCAAAAGTTCCACCAAGTCCCCGACCACCTCGACAACATCGTCGCTACGCTCCGGGGGCAGGGACCGCGACCCTCCACCGTCGTCGACCTCGCCGAAGAGGCCGGCTCGCAAAACGCCATACGCGATCACCTTCCTGCTTCGACCGGCGGCAAACGACAGGTCAGCGCCTTCGTCTCCATCATGCAGGGCTGCAACATGGCGTGCACGTTCTGCATCGTGCCGAAGACGCGCGGCGAAGAACGCAGCCGCCCTATCGACGACATCGTCGCCGAGGTCGAAGCACTCGCCGCCGACGGCGTCCGCGAAGTCACGCTGCTCGGCCAGATCGTCACCAGCTACGGCCGTCGCGAGTTCCCGTTCCGCGAGGGTCGGAGTCCTTTCGTCCAGCTCCTCGAGCGCGTCCACGAAATCCCTGGCATCGCTCGCATCCGCTTCACCTCGCCGCATCCGCGAGGCTTCAAGGACGACCTCGTCCAGGCCTTCCGCGACTTGCCCAAACTCTGCCCCTGCGTCCACCTCCCGCTCCAGTCCGGCAGCGACCGCATCCTGCGCGCGATGAATCGGCCGTACACCCGCGAAGCCTACGCCGCCATCATCGACAAACTCCGCGCAGCCGTCCCGGACATGTATTTCTCCACCGACATCATCGTCGGCTTCCCGGGCGAGACCGACGAAGACTTCGGCCACACCGTCGACATGTTCGAGCGCGTCCGCTTCGACATGGCCTTCGTCTTCAAATACAGCATCCGCACCGGCACCCCCGCCGCGGACATTCCCGACCAGTTGCCCGCCGACGTGAAGGAAGCACGCAACGACGCCCTCCTCGAACTCCTCCGCCGCTACTCGCTCGCCCGCAACGAAGCCCTCGTCGGCACGGTGCAGCACGTCCTCGTCGAAGGCCCCGACAAACTCGGCCGCCGCCTCTCGGGCAAGACCCCCGGCGGTCGTCTCGTCCACGTCCCGGGCGACGACGACCTCGTCGGCGAGATCGTCCCGGTCCGCATCCGACATGCGTCCGCAAGTGCCATGATCGGAGACCTCGCCGAACAACCGATCTCGGTGGAAACCGTGCCCGGAAACCCCCGTTGA
- a CDS encoding LytTR family DNA-binding domain-containing protein, translated as MRVLIVEDEPLIAQRLERFCRAELGGDLEQLRVVASLDAASGFLGEHPIDLLLLDLNLEGRDGMQLLETSVAGSFHTIIVSANTEHALRAFEYGVLDFVPKPFMQERLASALRRATRALVRAEHAARFLAVRKSGRVELVPVEDVIFVQGAGNYSELVRRDGRRELHDKTLERLEAVLPGDFERTHKSFVVRLSEIVSLHAYEGGRHEAVLRDGTTLPVGRSRYKGLKERLL; from the coding sequence ATGCGAGTGCTGATCGTGGAGGACGAGCCGTTGATCGCGCAGCGCTTGGAGCGGTTCTGCCGCGCGGAGCTCGGTGGAGATCTGGAGCAGTTGCGCGTCGTCGCGAGTTTGGATGCGGCGAGCGGGTTCCTCGGGGAGCATCCGATCGATTTGTTGCTGTTGGATCTGAATCTGGAGGGACGCGACGGTATGCAGTTGTTGGAGACGAGCGTGGCAGGCTCGTTTCACACGATCATCGTGTCGGCGAACACGGAGCACGCGCTGCGAGCGTTCGAGTACGGTGTGCTCGATTTCGTGCCGAAGCCGTTCATGCAGGAACGGTTGGCTTCGGCGTTGCGACGTGCGACGCGGGCGCTCGTGCGCGCGGAGCACGCGGCGCGTTTTCTCGCTGTGCGCAAGTCGGGGCGAGTGGAGTTGGTGCCGGTGGAGGACGTGATCTTCGTCCAAGGAGCGGGAAACTATTCGGAGTTGGTCCGGAGGGACGGGAGAAGGGAGTTGCACGACAAGACGCTGGAGCGTCTGGAGGCAGTGTTGCCGGGCGACTTCGAGCGGACGCACAAGAGCTTCGTGGTGAGGCTTTCGGAGATCGTGTCCCTGCACGCCTACGAAGGCGGACGGCACGAGGCGGTGCTCAGAGACGGAACGACGCTGCCGGTCGGGCGGAGTCGCTACAAGGGGTTGAAGGAGCGATTGCTCTGA
- a CDS encoding glutamate synthase subunit beta: MGKPTGFLEYLRELPVDRSPKERVKDWNEFHLHMEEKKLRNQGARCMDCGIPFCHTGKLISGMASGCPVNNLIPEWNDLVFRGRWQEALDRLHKTNNFPEFTGRVCPAPCEGSCVLGINNPPVTIKNIECSIIDKGWEEGWVLPEPPKVRTGKKVAVIGSGPAGLSAAAQLNKAGHTVTVFERADRPGGLLMYGIPNMKLDKKEVVLRRIELLEKEGVKFICNASVGTGEHDNVEPHIFLKEFDATVVCTGATKPRDLPIEGRNLQGIHFAMEFLTANTKAVLAGEVDSCPIHAAGKDVVVIGGGDTGTDCVGTSVRHGCKSITQIEILPKPPQDRQPDNPWPEWPKIYRMDYGQEEAAARFGDDPRVYVTTVKKFVGDEQGRVKELVTVQIEWAKNDRGQFVPKEVAGTEKIVPAQLVLLAMGFLGPEQPLVEALGLATDPRSNIKAEHEKYVTNVPGVFAAGDCRRGQSLVVWAINEGRGAARECDRFLMGSTDLD; the protein is encoded by the coding sequence ATGGGCAAGCCGACCGGATTCCTCGAATACCTCCGCGAACTCCCCGTCGATCGTTCCCCGAAGGAACGTGTCAAAGACTGGAACGAGTTCCACCTCCACATGGAGGAGAAGAAACTGCGCAACCAAGGCGCGCGCTGCATGGATTGCGGCATTCCCTTCTGCCACACCGGCAAGTTGATCAGCGGCATGGCCTCGGGATGCCCCGTCAACAACCTCATCCCGGAGTGGAACGACCTCGTCTTCCGCGGCCGCTGGCAGGAAGCACTCGATCGCCTGCACAAGACGAACAACTTCCCCGAGTTCACCGGCCGCGTCTGCCCCGCTCCGTGCGAAGGCTCCTGCGTACTCGGCATCAACAACCCCCCCGTCACGATCAAGAACATCGAGTGCTCGATCATCGACAAGGGGTGGGAGGAAGGTTGGGTCCTACCCGAGCCGCCCAAGGTGCGCACCGGCAAGAAGGTCGCCGTCATCGGTTCCGGCCCCGCCGGACTCTCCGCCGCGGCCCAGCTCAACAAAGCCGGCCACACCGTGACCGTCTTCGAACGCGCCGATCGCCCGGGTGGTCTCCTCATGTACGGCATCCCGAACATGAAGCTCGACAAGAAGGAAGTCGTCCTCCGTCGCATCGAGTTGCTCGAAAAGGAAGGCGTGAAGTTCATCTGCAATGCCTCCGTCGGCACCGGAGAGCACGACAACGTCGAACCTCACATCTTCCTCAAGGAGTTCGACGCGACCGTGGTCTGCACCGGCGCCACCAAACCGCGCGACCTGCCCATCGAAGGCCGCAACCTCCAAGGCATTCACTTCGCCATGGAGTTCCTTACCGCCAACACCAAGGCCGTGCTCGCCGGTGAGGTCGATTCGTGCCCCATCCACGCAGCGGGCAAAGACGTCGTCGTGATCGGCGGTGGCGACACCGGCACGGACTGCGTCGGCACCTCCGTCCGCCACGGATGCAAGAGCATCACCCAGATCGAGATCCTTCCCAAACCGCCGCAGGATCGCCAACCCGACAATCCTTGGCCCGAGTGGCCGAAGATCTACCGCATGGACTACGGTCAAGAGGAAGCCGCCGCTCGCTTCGGCGACGACCCCCGAGTCTACGTCACGACCGTCAAGAAGTTCGTCGGAGACGAGCAGGGTAGGGTGAAGGAACTCGTCACGGTCCAGATCGAGTGGGCCAAGAACGACCGCGGCCAGTTCGTCCCCAAGGAAGTCGCCGGCACCGAGAAGATCGTCCCAGCCCAACTCGTCCTCCTCGCCATGGGTTTCCTCGGGCCGGAGCAGCCTCTCGTCGAAGCCCTCGGCCTCGCTACCGACCCGCGCTCCAACATCAAAGCCGAGCACGAGAAATACGTCACCAACGTCCCCGGCGTATTCGCCGCGGGCGATTGCCGTCGTGGCCAAAGCCTCGTCGTCTGGGCCATCAACGAGGGCAGGGGAGCGGCGCGCGAGTGCGACCGCTTCCTCATGGGCTCCACCGACCTCGACTGA